A genomic stretch from uncultured Pseudodesulfovibrio sp. includes:
- the ybeY gene encoding rRNA maturation RNase YbeY has protein sequence MKRVGSNSMGSAVRIVSKVRLDPQFPLSKRELETLSAILLESLGLEGRTFSLTLVDDREIALVNAEFLGCTGPTNILSFPDAGEEGVEMVVADEDGSSLGELVLSVDTLARETQLYGQQPLEHLARLLAHGLLHLAGFDHSDEMFDLTDGAVDRVLLEYGEMDSGE, from the coding sequence ATGAAGCGAGTGGGAAGTAATTCCATGGGCAGCGCGGTCAGGATTGTCAGCAAAGTAAGGCTCGATCCTCAATTTCCCTTATCCAAACGGGAATTGGAGACATTGTCGGCTATTCTTCTTGAGTCTCTTGGGCTGGAAGGAAGAACATTCTCCCTGACACTGGTTGATGATCGTGAAATCGCTCTGGTGAATGCGGAGTTTCTTGGTTGTACGGGGCCGACCAACATCCTCAGCTTTCCTGATGCAGGGGAGGAAGGCGTGGAAATGGTTGTTGCAGATGAAGACGGCAGTTCCCTTGGGGAACTCGTGTTGTCCGTTGATACTTTGGCGCGTGAGACCCAATTGTACGGTCAGCAACCACTGGAACATCTGGCGCGATTACTGGCGCATGGATTACTGCATCTCGCAGGTTTTGATCATAGCGATGAAATGTTTGACCTGACTGATGGAGCGGTAGACCGAGTGCTGCTTGAATACGGCGAAATGGATAGTGGAGAATAA
- a CDS encoding ATP-binding protein → MAKVKHLRGKELYQLVFYGVILVVAAVGTLAYWGVREIRRDAAMVAVESSARGLSGAVTVLLNAVRNSNDEISDGTFSSLKPQTLRKEFRDLFSKHSTVKAILVSDGQGLKYMLARRGMGIVEGVPGEDNHSSMKWTMFKGDGTIDTAFNGWALDRASVDRVLSDEFSYLKPGEVNWRSASRAFNARESLVSASSLMETVQGRKVMVSFAFPVSGVVSQLGGAERGGAERVFLYWNNGTALPVTGLGAGETGSNPTSRALAATEITDSVISKAVSGLAAVGDVPRTPFPFTVEGEVWWTYALPLSIFGDTMSLGVAVPRRNVVSTLTSDTFLQAGATILIVAAALILFILHRNRSRIEALGLRREAAENDDDVLALIASGENGRLEFKQTLRFNLKSEKNGREIEHASLKTVSAFMNSDGGTLLIGVADDGTVTGFAEDQFGTGDHALLHFNNLVNQHIGPEFSRYIDAAIIPVHGQDVLRIHCIPAPVPAVLDMKKGEEFYVRSGPASRSLSLSQFYEWLKDH, encoded by the coding sequence ATGGCGAAAGTGAAGCATCTACGCGGGAAGGAACTCTACCAACTTGTTTTTTACGGGGTAATTCTTGTCGTGGCGGCTGTTGGAACTTTGGCCTATTGGGGGGTGAGGGAAATTCGCCGTGATGCGGCCATGGTTGCTGTGGAAAGCTCGGCTCGGGGGTTGTCCGGTGCTGTTACGGTTTTGCTCAATGCCGTCAGGAATTCAAACGATGAAATCAGTGACGGGACATTTTCCAGTCTCAAGCCTCAGACTTTGCGCAAGGAATTTCGTGATTTGTTTTCCAAGCACTCGACAGTAAAAGCGATTCTGGTCAGTGACGGGCAAGGGTTGAAGTACATGCTTGCAAGACGCGGTATGGGAATCGTGGAGGGTGTACCCGGTGAGGACAATCATTCGTCGATGAAATGGACCATGTTCAAAGGTGATGGGACAATCGACACCGCTTTCAACGGGTGGGCTTTGGATAGAGCCTCGGTAGATCGTGTATTGTCTGACGAATTTTCCTATCTTAAACCAGGAGAGGTTAACTGGCGAAGTGCCAGTCGTGCTTTTAATGCTCGAGAATCTTTGGTGTCGGCGTCTTCGCTGATGGAGACCGTGCAGGGAAGAAAGGTCATGGTTTCTTTTGCATTCCCAGTCTCTGGTGTGGTCTCTCAACTGGGTGGCGCAGAAAGAGGCGGAGCAGAACGAGTTTTCTTATACTGGAACAATGGAACAGCGTTGCCTGTAACAGGGCTGGGAGCCGGAGAAACAGGAAGCAACCCTACAAGCAGGGCTCTTGCTGCTACAGAGATTACTGATTCTGTTATTTCCAAAGCCGTTTCCGGATTGGCTGCCGTTGGTGACGTGCCGAGGACACCGTTCCCGTTTACTGTCGAAGGTGAAGTCTGGTGGACTTACGCGTTACCGCTTTCAATCTTTGGTGACACCATGTCTTTGGGTGTGGCTGTGCCCCGGCGGAACGTGGTCTCTACGCTGACCAGTGACACTTTTCTGCAGGCGGGAGCGACCATATTGATTGTCGCCGCGGCTTTGATACTGTTCATATTGCATCGGAATCGCAGTCGCATTGAAGCCCTTGGTTTGCGGCGGGAGGCCGCTGAAAACGATGATGATGTGCTTGCCTTGATCGCATCGGGTGAAAATGGACGTTTGGAATTCAAGCAGACACTCAGATTCAATCTCAAGTCAGAAAAGAACGGACGTGAAATAGAACACGCCAGCCTGAAAACCGTCTCCGCCTTCATGAATTCGGATGGTGGAACATTATTGATTGGAGTGGCAGATGATGGGACTGTCACCGGGTTTGCAGAAGATCAGTTCGGGACTGGGGACCATGCTCTTCTTCATTTCAATAATTTGGTCAATCAACATATTGGCCCGGAGTTTTCGCGATATATTGATGCGGCGATCATCCCTGTTCATGGGCAGGATGTCTTGCGTATTCATTGCATCCCGGCTCCGGTTCCGGCCGTTCTGGATATGAAGAAGGGTGAAGAGTTTTATGTTAGAAGTGGACCGGCCAGTCGTAGTTTGAGTCTGAGTCAGTTTTACGAGTGGCTTAAAGATCATTAG
- the argF gene encoding ornithine carbamoyltransferase, with the protein MPKHFLTILDIPKDEAKQVLLRAKEMKDNKVRTDLLAGKTLLLIFEKASTRTRVSFEVGVRQLGGDPVFITSKDSQLGRSEPLKDTARVLSRYADGLIVRTFGQEKLETLVEYGDIPVVNALTDEYHPCQIMADMLTMYERTPNLEEIKVAWVGDGNNMAHSFINGAVTFGYTLALACPEGYEPDKGIVENAERLGAKIIMTRDPAEAVRGAHYVNTDVWASMGQEEEQKKREVAFAGFEVNAALMAGAADNAKFMHCLPVHRGEEVSEDVFESPASIVWDQAENRLHMQKAILEWIYK; encoded by the coding sequence ATGCCCAAACATTTTTTGACCATTCTGGACATCCCTAAGGATGAGGCCAAGCAAGTTCTGCTCAGAGCCAAGGAGATGAAGGACAATAAAGTCCGCACCGATCTCCTGGCTGGCAAGACTCTGCTTCTGATTTTTGAGAAAGCATCCACCCGGACCCGAGTGTCTTTTGAGGTGGGCGTGCGCCAGCTCGGCGGAGATCCGGTATTTATTACCTCCAAGGATTCCCAGCTGGGTCGCAGTGAACCGCTCAAGGATACCGCACGGGTTCTGTCCCGATATGCGGATGGTCTCATCGTGCGAACATTCGGCCAGGAAAAGTTGGAAACCCTGGTCGAATACGGTGATATCCCGGTGGTCAATGCCCTGACAGATGAGTACCATCCCTGTCAGATCATGGCCGACATGCTGACCATGTATGAGCGCACTCCGAATCTGGAAGAGATCAAGGTCGCTTGGGTTGGTGATGGTAATAATATGGCACATTCCTTCATCAACGGTGCTGTTACTTTCGGATACACTTTAGCGCTGGCGTGTCCTGAGGGGTACGAGCCTGATAAGGGTATCGTAGAAAATGCAGAAAGGCTGGGGGCAAAGATCATCATGACCCGTGACCCCGCCGAGGCTGTGCGCGGTGCGCATTACGTCAATACAGACGTTTGGGCATCCATGGGGCAGGAAGAAGAGCAGAAGAAGCGCGAAGTCGCATTTGCCGGTTTCGAGGTCAATGCGGCCCTGATGGCCGGAGCTGCTGATAATGCCAAGTTCATGCATTGTCTGCCTGTTCATCGGGGCGAAGAAGTTTCGGAAGACGTATTTGAAAGTCCGGCCTCCATTGTCTGGGATCAGGCCGAAAACAGATTGCATATGCAGAAAGCCATTCTTGAATGGATATACAAATAG
- a CDS encoding argininosuccinate synthase: MKKIDKVVLAYSGGLDTSIILKWIKNNYDCEVVTMTADLGQGEEMDGIEDKALATGAVKAYVEDLREEFVRDYVFPMFRANALYEGRYLLGTAIARPLISKRMVEIAEMEGAQAVSHGATGKGNDQVRFELATMALNPRLQTIAPWREWELKSRTDLMNFASENNISIPVSRKKPWSIDANLLHTSFEGGELEDPWNAPGPDCYRNITPPELCPDEPEEITIDFEAGDPIAINNVKYSPAALLAKLNEFGGKHGIGRVDMVENRFVGMKSRGVYETPGGTILAAAHRDLEGLCMDREMMHLRDSLIPKYAEMVYYGYWFSPEREALQAMIDKSQEKITGTVRVKLYKGNCVPLGRKSPFSLYNPELATFEEDYIYDQADAEGFIKLVGLRLKGRMQQSKWGGKDSEDSCE; encoded by the coding sequence ATGAAAAAGATTGATAAAGTAGTTTTGGCCTACTCCGGGGGACTGGACACATCCATCATCCTCAAGTGGATCAAGAACAATTACGATTGCGAAGTTGTGACCATGACCGCAGACCTTGGTCAGGGCGAAGAAATGGACGGCATTGAAGACAAGGCTCTCGCCACCGGCGCAGTCAAGGCCTATGTCGAGGATTTGCGCGAAGAATTTGTGCGTGACTATGTCTTTCCCATGTTCCGTGCAAACGCCTTGTACGAAGGCCGTTACCTGCTTGGTACCGCCATTGCCAGACCGTTGATCTCCAAGCGTATGGTTGAGATTGCCGAGATGGAAGGCGCTCAGGCTGTGTCTCACGGTGCGACCGGAAAGGGTAACGACCAGGTTCGTTTCGAGCTGGCTACTATGGCCCTCAACCCTCGGTTGCAGACCATTGCCCCGTGGCGTGAATGGGAACTCAAGTCTCGTACCGATCTCATGAATTTCGCAAGTGAAAATAATATTTCCATTCCGGTAAGCCGTAAGAAACCGTGGTCCATTGACGCCAACCTGCTGCATACTTCTTTTGAGGGAGGCGAGTTGGAGGATCCGTGGAATGCGCCTGGTCCTGACTGCTACCGTAACATCACGCCGCCGGAGCTTTGTCCGGATGAGCCGGAAGAAATTACTATCGACTTTGAAGCCGGTGATCCTATTGCCATCAATAATGTCAAATATTCACCGGCGGCCCTGCTTGCCAAGCTTAACGAGTTCGGCGGCAAGCACGGTATCGGTCGTGTGGATATGGTCGAAAACCGTTTCGTGGGCATGAAATCCCGTGGCGTGTACGAAACCCCGGGCGGCACCATTTTGGCTGCCGCTCATCGTGACCTTGAAGGGTTGTGCATGGATCGCGAGATGATGCATCTGCGGGATAGCCTCATTCCCAAGTATGCCGAGATGGTGTACTATGGGTACTGGTTCTCGCCTGAGCGTGAAGCGTTGCAGGCCATGATCGACAAGTCCCAGGAGAAAATCACTGGTACAGTGCGGGTCAAATTGTATAAAGGCAACTGCGTGCCTTTAGGTCGCAAGTCTCCTTTCTCACTGTATAATCCTGAATTGGCTACTTTTGAGGAAGATTATATTTACGATCAGGCCGATGCCGAAGGATTCATCAAGCTGGTGGGTCTCAGGCTGAAAGGCCGGATGCAGCAGTCCAAATGGGGCGGCAAAGACTCCGAAGATTCCTGCGAGTAA
- the argH gene encoding argininosuccinate lyase has translation MADKKMWGGRFAEGTAASMEAYSESVSFDRRLYAEDIRGSQAHARVLAKQGFLTEGEAMAICDGLDQVRAEIESGNFEWKTEMEDVHMNIESRLTDIIGPLGGKLHTARSRNDQVALDFRLHVGARLEGWQQALAALVDVFVARAEEHRNTMLPGCTHFQPAQPVSLAHHLLAYCQMFKRDYERVTDCLKRVRVMPLGAAALAGTTHPVNPQAVADDLGIREIFANSMDAVSDRDFVLEAVFAGSLVMAHLSRMCEEIIIWANPNFGYVKLPDQYSTGSSIMPQKKNPDACEIMRGKTGRVVGSLMGLLVLIKGLPMTYNRDMQEDKEPFFDADKTVSASLAIMADMFKQIEFVPEKMAATVKRGFLNATELADYLAAKGMPFREAHHITGAVVAHAEQKGVGIEDLELAELRKFSGDIGEDVYDVLDYAAAIERRTSPGGTGPESVAHQIDTLKVWLETV, from the coding sequence ATGGCAGATAAAAAAATGTGGGGCGGGCGGTTCGCAGAAGGAACCGCCGCGTCCATGGAAGCGTACTCGGAGTCAGTATCGTTTGATCGACGCCTCTATGCCGAAGATATTCGGGGTTCTCAGGCCCACGCTCGTGTGCTGGCCAAACAGGGGTTCCTGACCGAAGGCGAGGCCATGGCCATTTGTGACGGTCTGGATCAGGTGAGAGCTGAAATTGAGTCTGGTAATTTTGAGTGGAAGACCGAGATGGAAGATGTGCACATGAACATCGAGTCTCGGCTGACAGATATCATCGGACCGTTGGGCGGCAAGCTGCACACTGCTCGTAGCCGTAACGATCAGGTGGCACTCGACTTCAGGTTGCATGTCGGTGCTCGCCTTGAGGGCTGGCAACAGGCTTTGGCTGCGCTTGTTGACGTTTTCGTAGCGCGTGCCGAGGAACATAGAAACACCATGCTTCCCGGTTGTACACATTTTCAGCCCGCTCAGCCCGTGAGTTTGGCGCATCATCTGCTGGCCTATTGCCAGATGTTCAAGCGTGACTATGAGCGGGTGACCGACTGTCTCAAGCGTGTGCGGGTTATGCCGCTTGGAGCTGCTGCGCTTGCAGGGACGACCCATCCGGTGAATCCGCAGGCTGTTGCAGATGATCTCGGCATACGCGAGATTTTTGCCAACTCCATGGATGCTGTCTCTGATCGTGATTTCGTACTTGAAGCAGTCTTTGCAGGAAGTCTGGTCATGGCGCATCTTTCCCGGATGTGTGAGGAAATCATTATCTGGGCCAATCCGAATTTCGGGTATGTGAAATTGCCGGACCAGTATTCAACGGGTTCGTCCATCATGCCCCAGAAAAAGAATCCTGATGCCTGTGAAATCATGCGCGGCAAGACAGGGCGTGTCGTCGGTTCCCTTATGGGGCTGCTCGTGCTTATCAAGGGCTTGCCCATGACCTACAATCGGGACATGCAAGAGGATAAGGAACCGTTTTTCGACGCAGACAAGACTGTTTCGGCATCGCTTGCCATTATGGCCGATATGTTTAAACAGATCGAATTCGTGCCTGAAAAGATGGCGGCCACCGTGAAGAGGGGCTTCCTCAACGCAACAGAACTGGCTGACTATCTGGCCGCCAAGGGTATGCCGTTCCGCGAGGCGCATCATATCACTGGTGCTGTGGTGGCCCATGCTGAACAGAAAGGCGTTGGCATTGAAGATCTGGAGCTTGCGGAACTTAGGAAATTCTCCGGGGACATCGGTGAGGATGTCTATGATGTCCTGGATTACGCGGCAGCCATTGAAAGGCGAACGTCCCCAGGTGGGACCGGTCCAGAGTCTGTGGCACACCAGATTGATACTTTGAAAGTCTGGCTTGAAACTGTGTGA